A region from the Benincasa hispida cultivar B227 chromosome 8, ASM972705v1, whole genome shotgun sequence genome encodes:
- the LOC120083893 gene encoding putative receptor-like protein kinase At4g00960 has product MCSLRLMILCFLCFTLFFIPIVPRQAIAQPDFQFYDCVETQGNFTTNTTYKANLDHLLSTFTTDHQIDYGFYNFSYGHENRANVIGLCRGDLAPNACTTCLNNSRTLLPLRCPNQTEAIGWYDECMLRYSNRSIFNSIEISPAFRGWNPNNASDPNRFIQIATTLLQQLTHEAALGDSRLKFSTGITSIPNFPTIYGAVQCTPDLSPQNCTACLLGAIQRIQLCCGGKAGGRIGRPSCNFRFESYLFYQQSPVSSTPSPNPTLPPSPLLSNSNTPPPQRKTSRTVIFIVVPIIVGVVSAVMITITIRIFLTKTKRRNSTTHVPASMAPEDEETDLETSQFDFDTIKIATNGFSEENKLGEGGFGAVYKGQLPSGETIAVKRLSQTSNQGENEFKTEILLVAKLQHRNLVRLLGFCFKENEKLLIYEFVENSSLEKFLFNPYRRVSLDWKTRYNIIGGITRGLVYLHEDSQLRIIHRDLKASNILLDNEMNAKISDFGTARLFSHDQIQGDTRKIVGTYGYMAPEYVHKGHFSIKSDVFSFGVLVLEIVTGLKSNHVHPNNEIVGVVGYAWKNWQSGDILNLIDPTLTSGSKTEMVRCIHIGLLCVQENVVKRPTMGTILLMLNSCSITLPRPSQPAFILSSTNSQVSEQSNHNSTQELNDMSITDLYPR; this is encoded by the exons ATGTGTTCCTTAAGGTTGATGATCCTCTGTTTCCTCTGCTTCACTTTGTTCTTCATTCCCATTGTCCCCCGCCAAGCAATCGCTCAGCcagattttcaattttatgattGCGTTGAAACCCAAGGTAATTTCACCACCAACACAACCTACAAAGCTAATCTAGATCACCTCCTCTCCACCTTCACCACCGACCACCAAATAGACTATGGCTTTTACAACTTCTCTTACGGCCATGAAAACAGAGCCAATGTGATTGGCCTATGCAGAGGAGACCTCGCGCCAAACGCTTGCACCACGTGCCTAAACAACTCAAGAACTCTTCTCCCTCTGCGCTGTCCCAACCAAACAGAAGCCATCGGATGGTACGACGAGTGTATGCTCCGTTACTCAAACCGCTCTATATTCAACTCCATAGAGATTTCCCCTGCTTTCCGTGGCTGGAATCCTAATAATGCTTCCGACCCAAATCGATTCATCCAGATCGCTACAACCTTGCTCCAACAGCTCACCCATGAAGCTGCGTTGGGTGATTCTCGTCTAAAATTTTCTACTGGAATCACATCTATTCCAAACTTTCCAACAATCTATGGAGCTGTGCAGTGCACCCCTGATTTATCCCCTCAAAATTGCACTGCCTGCTTGCTTGGTGCTATTCAACGAATTCAACTTTGCTGCGGCGGGAAAGCAGGGGGTAGAATTGGGAGACCCAGTTGCAATTTTAGGTTTGAGAGTtaccttttctatcaacaatCCCCTGTTTCCTCAACCCCATCTCCAAATCCGACACTGCCACCGTCTCCTCTTCTATCAAATTCAAATACACCACCGCCACAAC GTAAAACATCTCGGACAGTGATCTTCATCGTTGTACCAATAATTGTGGGCGTCGTTTCTGCTGTCATGATAACAATCACCATCCGTATTTTCTTAACCAAAACAAAGCGAAGAAACTCAACAACTCATGTACCCGCAA GTATGGCGCCGGAGGATGAAGAAACGGATTTGGAAACTTCGCAATTCGATTTCGACACCATTAAGATTGCGACAAACGGATTCTCGGAAGAAAATAAACTTGGGGAAGGTGGTTTTGGGGCGGTTTATAAG GGTCAACTTCCCAGTGGAGAAACTATAGCGGTCAAACGACTCTCACAGACTTCAAATCAAGGAGAAAATGAGTTCAAAACTGAAATTCTATTAGTGGCTAAACTTCAGCATCGAAATTTAGTTCGGCTCTTGGGTTTTTgctttaaagaaaatgaaaagctTCTCATATATGAGTTTGTAGAGAACTCCAGTCTCGAGAAATTCCTATTTA ATCCCTATAGACGTGTGAGTTTAGATTGGAAAACTCGCTACAACATTATAGGTGGAATTACTCGAGGACTTGTTTACCTTCACGAAGATTCTCAACTCAGAATTATACATCGAGATCTTAAAGCTAGTAACATTTTGCTAGATAATGAAATGAATGCTAAAATTTCTGATTTTGGTACTGCAAGATTATTTTCACACGATCAAATACAAGGAGATACAAGAAAAATCGTTGGCACTTA TGGATACATGGCTCCTGAGTATGTCCATAAGGGTCATTTCTCAATCAAGTCGGATGTTTTTAGTTTCGGCGTTTTAGTTTTGGAGATTGTGACTGGACTAAAAAGTAATCATGTTCATCCTAACAACGAGATTGTAGGTGTTGTAGGCTAT GCTTGGAAAAATTGGCAGAGCGGAGACATTCTAAATCTCATAGATCCTACTTTGACTAGTGGTTCAAAGACCGAAATGGTAAGATGCATTCATATTGGGTTGCTATGTGTTCAAGAAAATGTAGTTAAGAGGCCAACTATGGGTACCATACTTCTCATGCTTAACAGCTGCTCTATTACTCTTccaagaccttctcaacctgcTTTCATTTTGAGTAGCACCAACTCTCAAGTGTCTGAACAATCTAACCACAACTCAACTCAAGAACTAAATGACATGTCAATTACAGACCTTTATCCTCGTTAG
- the LOC120084113 gene encoding putative receptor-like protein kinase At4g00960: MVTACEIVESLKRMFGQPSAQLRHDALKYIFNSCSSSGTKTVRSSFGTKKCKKKNSGKGKAAANPGVVAPRDFLHNQIQGDTRKIVGTYGYMALEYVHKSHFLIKSDVFSFGVFVLEIVTGLKSDQVHPDNEIVGFAWRNWQNGNTLHITDSTLTRGSKKEMVRCIHIGLLCVQKNVAKRPTMVTILFILNSYSITLPRPSQPAFIFSSTNSQMSEQSNHNLTQELNNMSITDLYPC, from the exons atggtcactgcatGTGAGATCGTGGAGTCTCTGAAgagaatgttcggacaaccgtccgcaCAACTTAGGCACGATGCtctcaagtacatcttcaattcCT gttcatCCTCAGGAACTAAGACTGTACGTTCTTCCTTTGGCACCAAAAAGTGTAAGAAGAAGAATAGTGGAAAGGGGAAGGCTGCTGCTAACCCAGGAGTTGTTGCTCCAAGAG ATTTTTTACACAATCAAATACAAGGAGATACAAGAAAAATCGTTGGCACTTA TGGATACATGGCTCTTGAATATGTCCATAAGAGTCATTTCTTAATCAAGTCGGATGTCTTTAGTTTTGGTGTTTTTGTTTTGGAGATTGTGACTGGACTTAAAAGTGATCAAGTTCATCCTGACAACGAGATTGTAGGTTTT GCTTGGAGAAATTGGCAGAATGGAAACACTCTACATATCACAGATTCTACTTTGACTAGAGGTTCAAAGAAAGAAATGGTAAGATGCATTCATATTGGGTTGCTATGTGTTCAAAAAAATGTAGCTAAGAGGCCAACCATGGTTACCATACTTTTCATACTTAACAGCTACTCTATCACTCTAccaagaccttctcaacctgcTTTCATTTTTAGTAGCACCAATTCTCAAATGTCTGAACAATCTAACCACAACTTGACTCAAGAACTAAATAACATGTCAATTACAGACCTTTATCCTTGTTAG